In Cupriavidus taiwanensis, the following are encoded in one genomic region:
- the guaA gene encoding glutamine-hydrolyzing GMP synthase has protein sequence MHDKILILDFGSQVTQLIARRVREAHVYCEIHPNDVTDAFVREFAPKAIILSGSHASTYEDHQLRAPQAVWDLGVPVLGICYGMQTMAVQLGGKVEWSDHREFGYAEMRAHGHTELLKDIEDFRTPEGHGMLKVWMSHGDKVTGLPPGFKLMASTPSCPIAGMADETRHYYAVQFHPEVTHTVKGRQMLERFVLQIAGCKPDWIMRDHIEEAVARIREQVGDEEVILGLSGGVDSSVAAALIHRAIGDQLTCVFVDHGLLRQDEGKLVMEMFVGRLHAKVVHVDASDQFLGHLAGVTDPEQKRKIIGREFVEVFQAEARKLTNAKWLAQGTIYPDVVESGGTKTKKATTIKSHHNVGGLPETLGLKLLEPLRDLFKDEVRELGVALGLPPEMVYRHPFPGPGLGVRILGEVRRDYADLLRRADAIFIEELRKTIATEQDAAAGLCEPGHVGKSWYDLTSQAFAVFLPVKSVGVMGDGRTYDYVVALRAVQTTDFMTAHWAHLPYALLGRCSNRIINEVRGLNRVVYDVSGKPPATIEWE, from the coding sequence ATGCACGACAAAATCCTCATCCTTGATTTCGGCTCGCAGGTCACGCAGCTGATCGCCCGCCGCGTCCGCGAGGCGCACGTCTATTGCGAAATCCACCCGAACGACGTCACCGACGCGTTCGTGCGCGAATTCGCCCCCAAGGCGATCATCCTGTCCGGCAGCCACGCCAGCACCTATGAAGACCACCAGCTGCGCGCGCCGCAGGCGGTATGGGACCTGGGCGTGCCGGTGCTCGGCATCTGCTACGGCATGCAGACCATGGCGGTGCAGCTGGGCGGCAAGGTCGAGTGGAGCGACCACCGCGAATTCGGCTACGCCGAGATGCGCGCCCACGGCCATACCGAGCTGCTCAAGGACATCGAGGACTTCCGCACCCCGGAAGGCCACGGCATGCTCAAGGTCTGGATGAGCCATGGCGACAAGGTCACCGGCCTGCCGCCCGGCTTCAAGCTGATGGCGTCCACGCCGAGCTGCCCGATCGCCGGCATGGCCGACGAAACGCGCCACTACTACGCCGTGCAGTTCCACCCCGAAGTCACGCATACGGTCAAGGGCCGCCAGATGCTGGAGCGCTTCGTGCTGCAGATCGCCGGCTGCAAGCCTGACTGGATCATGCGCGACCATATCGAGGAAGCGGTCGCCAGGATCCGCGAGCAGGTCGGCGATGAAGAAGTCATCCTGGGCCTGTCCGGCGGCGTCGATTCATCCGTGGCCGCCGCGCTGATCCATCGCGCCATCGGCGACCAGCTCACCTGCGTGTTCGTCGACCACGGCCTGCTGCGCCAGGACGAAGGCAAGCTGGTGATGGAAATGTTCGTCGGACGCCTGCACGCCAAGGTGGTCCATGTCGACGCCTCCGACCAGTTCCTGGGCCACCTGGCCGGCGTCACCGACCCCGAGCAGAAGCGCAAGATCATCGGCCGCGAGTTCGTCGAGGTGTTCCAGGCCGAGGCCCGCAAGCTGACCAACGCCAAGTGGCTGGCGCAGGGCACGATCTACCCCGATGTGGTCGAGTCGGGCGGCACCAAGACCAAGAAGGCCACCACCATCAAGAGCCACCACAACGTCGGCGGCCTGCCCGAAACGCTGGGCCTGAAGCTGCTCGAGCCGCTGCGCGACCTGTTCAAGGACGAAGTGCGCGAACTCGGCGTGGCCCTGGGCCTGCCGCCCGAAATGGTCTACCGCCACCCGTTCCCCGGCCCGGGCCTGGGCGTGCGCATCCTGGGCGAGGTCAGGCGCGACTACGCCGACCTGCTGCGCCGCGCCGATGCCATCTTCATCGAAGAACTGCGCAAGACCATCGCCACCGAACAGGACGCCGCCGCCGGCCTGTGCGAACCAGGGCACGTCGGCAAGAGCTGGTACGACCTGACCAGCCAGGCCTTCGCCGTGTTCCTGCCGGTCAAGTCGGTGGGCGTGATGGGCGACGGCCGCACCTATGACTACGTGGTCGCGCTGCGCGCGGTGCAGACCACCGACTTCATGACGGCGCACTGGGCGCACCTGCCGTATGCGCTGCTGGGCCGCTGCTCGAACCGGATCATCAACGAAGTGCGGGGTTTGAACCGGGTCGTTTATGACGTGTCGGGGAAGCCGCCGGCGACGATTGAGTGGGAGTGA
- the guaB gene encoding IMP dehydrogenase, with the protein MRLVQKALTFDDVLLVPAYSAVLPRDVSLRTSLTRSIELNIPLVSAAMDTVTEARLAISMAQAGGIGIIHKNLKPADQAREVARVKRYESGVLRDPITISPDMKIRDVIALSQQHGISGFPVVEGKAVVGIITNRDLRFEEELDAPVRAKMTPREKLVTVAEGAPLEEAKRLMNRHRLERVVVVNQAFELRGLITVKDIQKAVDNPLASKDDHGQLRVGAAVGVGPDNDERVELLVKAGVDVIVVDTAHGHSQGVLDRVRWVKQNFPQVQVVGGNIATGDAARALVEHGADGVKVGIGPGSICTTRIVAGVGVPQITAVSNVAEALKGTGVPLIADGGVRYSGDVAKALAAGAHTVMMGGMFSGTEEAPGETFLFQGRSFKSYRGMGSVGAMKDGAADRYFQEDNTANVDKLVPEGIEGRVPYKGSVMAIIHQLTGGVRASMGYCGSKSIADWHESAQFVQITAAGMRESHVHDVQITKEAPNYHID; encoded by the coding sequence ATGCGTCTTGTCCAGAAAGCACTCACATTCGATGACGTGCTGCTCGTCCCGGCCTATTCGGCCGTCCTTCCCCGGGATGTTTCCCTCCGCACCAGCCTGACCCGCTCCATTGAACTGAACATCCCGCTGGTCTCCGCGGCGATGGACACCGTGACGGAAGCGCGCCTGGCGATTTCCATGGCGCAGGCCGGCGGCATCGGCATCATCCACAAGAACCTGAAGCCCGCCGACCAGGCCCGCGAAGTGGCGCGCGTCAAGCGCTATGAGTCGGGCGTGCTGCGTGACCCGATCACCATTTCGCCGGACATGAAGATCCGCGATGTGATCGCGCTGTCGCAGCAGCACGGCATTTCCGGGTTCCCGGTGGTCGAGGGCAAGGCCGTGGTCGGCATCATCACCAACCGCGACCTGCGCTTCGAGGAAGAGCTCGACGCTCCGGTACGCGCCAAGATGACCCCGCGCGAGAAGCTGGTGACGGTGGCCGAGGGCGCGCCGCTGGAAGAAGCCAAGCGGCTGATGAACCGCCACCGCCTCGAGCGCGTGGTGGTGGTGAACCAGGCCTTCGAGCTGCGCGGCCTGATCACCGTGAAGGACATCCAGAAGGCGGTGGACAACCCGCTCGCCAGCAAGGACGACCACGGCCAGCTGCGCGTAGGCGCCGCGGTGGGCGTGGGCCCGGACAACGACGAGCGTGTCGAGCTGCTGGTCAAGGCCGGCGTCGATGTGATTGTGGTGGATACGGCGCATGGCCACAGCCAGGGCGTGCTGGACCGCGTGCGCTGGGTCAAGCAGAACTTCCCGCAGGTGCAGGTGGTGGGCGGCAACATCGCCACCGGCGACGCCGCGCGCGCGCTGGTCGAGCATGGCGCCGACGGCGTCAAGGTCGGCATCGGCCCGGGCTCGATCTGCACCACGCGTATCGTTGCCGGCGTCGGCGTGCCGCAGATCACCGCCGTCTCCAACGTGGCCGAAGCGCTCAAGGGCACCGGCGTACCGCTGATCGCGGACGGCGGCGTGCGTTATTCCGGCGACGTGGCCAAGGCCCTCGCGGCCGGCGCGCACACCGTGATGATGGGCGGCATGTTCTCGGGCACCGAGGAAGCGCCGGGCGAAACCTTCCTGTTCCAGGGCCGCTCGTTCAAGAGCTATCGCGGCATGGGCTCGGTGGGGGCGATGAAGGACGGCGCGGCCGACCGCTACTTCCAGGAAGACAACACCGCCAACGTCGACAAGCTGGTCCCGGAAGGCATCGAAGGGCGCGTGCCGTACAAGGGCTCGGTGATGGCGATCATCCACCAGCTGACCGGCGGCGTGCGCGCCTCGATGGGCTATTGCGGCAGCAAGTCGATTGCCGACTGGCACGAGAGCGCGCAGTTCGTCCAGATCACGGCGGCCGGCATGCGTGAATCGCACGTGCACGACGTGCAGATCACCAAGGAAGCCCCGAACTACCATATCGACTGA
- a CDS encoding DMT family transporter, which yields MGIGVLCGLLAGAFWGMVFIAPKLLPAFSPWELAIGRYLAYGLVACVAALPLLRRIARKLTRADCVALLRQAFTGNLLYYVLLAFGVQLAGVGPTSLIIGILPITVTIMGRRDHGAVPLARLLWPLLVVAAGIACINIDLFGGGQSAHAAAAGAVARPVWQKLAGVCCAAGALVCWTLYAVDNARYLQRNPHYSGNEWSALYGLSTGAVSAVLAAIGWMFAGDTLGAADSGRDWQWFWMVNAAVALGASLIGNNLWNIASRRLPLTLSGQMIVFETLFALAYGFVFDHRWPRPLEIAAIVLLMIGVAWSVRLHATDKSA from the coding sequence ATGGGAATCGGCGTATTGTGCGGGCTGCTGGCTGGTGCGTTCTGGGGCATGGTCTTCATTGCTCCCAAGCTGCTGCCCGCGTTTTCGCCGTGGGAGCTGGCCATCGGCCGCTACCTGGCCTACGGGCTGGTGGCCTGCGTGGCGGCGCTGCCGCTGCTGCGGCGCATCGCGCGCAAGCTGACCCGTGCCGACTGCGTCGCGCTGCTGCGCCAGGCCTTTACCGGCAATCTGCTCTACTACGTGCTGCTGGCCTTTGGCGTGCAGCTGGCCGGGGTGGGCCCGACTTCGCTGATCATCGGCATCCTGCCGATCACGGTCACCATCATGGGCCGGCGCGACCACGGCGCGGTGCCGCTGGCGCGCCTGCTGTGGCCGCTGCTGGTGGTGGCCGCCGGCATTGCCTGCATCAATATCGACCTGTTCGGCGGCGGCCAGAGCGCGCATGCGGCGGCGGCCGGCGCGGTGGCGCGGCCGGTATGGCAGAAGCTGGCCGGGGTCTGCTGCGCGGCCGGCGCGCTGGTCTGCTGGACCCTCTACGCGGTCGACAACGCGCGCTACCTGCAGCGCAACCCGCATTACAGCGGCAATGAATGGTCGGCGCTGTACGGGCTGTCGACCGGCGCGGTGTCGGCGGTGCTGGCGGCAATCGGCTGGATGTTCGCCGGCGACACCCTGGGCGCCGCCGACAGCGGCCGCGACTGGCAGTGGTTCTGGATGGTCAATGCCGCGGTGGCGCTGGGCGCTTCGCTGATCGGCAACAACCTGTGGAATATCGCCAGCCGGCGCCTGCCGCTGACGCTGTCGGGCCAGATGATCGTGTTCGAAACGCTGTTTGCGCTGGCCTATGGCTTTGTCTTCGACCACCGCTGGCCGCGTCCGCTGGAGATCGCCGCGATCGTGTTGCTGATGATCGGCGTGGCCTGGTCGGTGCGCTTGCACGCCACCGACAAGTCTGCGTAG
- a CDS encoding DUF4124 domain-containing protein, whose amino-acid sequence MLRSSVPCLLAAALAVPVPALAYWQWRDANGHMVYSDVPPSTAAAKVLRAPGRHAGEFQPVQAQAADAAAPAPAKASSKPAVAAPTPEEAFQKRREASLKAAAEDARKETEAAERAVRCAQLRNYATGLQQGMRAAVAGPDGSLQHLNSEQRQAEILKTSANLEKHCS is encoded by the coding sequence ATGCTCCGCTCTTCCGTGCCGTGCCTGCTTGCCGCTGCCCTTGCCGTCCCTGTGCCGGCCCTTGCCTACTGGCAGTGGCGCGACGCCAACGGGCACATGGTCTACAGCGACGTGCCCCCGTCCACGGCGGCCGCCAAAGTGCTGCGCGCCCCCGGTCGCCATGCCGGCGAATTCCAGCCAGTCCAGGCCCAGGCGGCGGACGCCGCAGCGCCCGCCCCGGCCAAGGCTTCGAGCAAGCCCGCCGTCGCCGCGCCAACGCCCGAAGAAGCCTTCCAGAAGCGCCGCGAAGCCAGCCTCAAAGCCGCCGCCGAAGACGCCCGCAAGGAAACCGAGGCGGCCGAGCGCGCCGTGCGCTGCGCGCAGCTGCGCAATTACGCCACCGGACTGCAGCAGGGCATGCGCGCCGCGGTCGCCGGGCCGGATGGTTCGCTGCAGCACCTGAACAGCGAGCAGCGCCAGGCGGAAATTCTCAAGACCAGCGCCAATCTGGAGAAGCACTGCAGCTGA
- a CDS encoding RnfH family protein, producing MAPAERGAGTVHVEVCYARPDAVFLKAIDVPAGTTIAAAIVGSGLQQACPEVDPATMRVGIFGKLKTPETVVREGDRVEVYRPLTADPKQARRKRVQKQRASGTREGQKWLRGNG from the coding sequence ATGGCACCAGCTGAACGCGGCGCCGGCACGGTGCATGTCGAGGTCTGCTACGCGCGCCCGGATGCCGTGTTCCTGAAGGCGATCGACGTGCCCGCCGGCACCACCATTGCCGCGGCCATCGTCGGCTCGGGGCTGCAGCAGGCTTGTCCGGAGGTCGACCCCGCCACCATGCGCGTGGGCATTTTCGGCAAGCTCAAGACCCCGGAGACGGTGGTGCGCGAGGGCGATCGCGTCGAGGTGTACCGGCCGCTGACGGCGGATCCGAAGCAGGCGCGCCGCAAGCGGGTACAGAAGCAGCGCGCCAGCGGCACGCGCGAAGGCCAGAAATGGTTGCGCGGCAACGGCTGA
- a CDS encoding type II toxin-antitoxin system RatA family toxin, whose protein sequence is MADVHKSVLLGYSAAQMYDLVTRVEDYPKFLPWCGGVEVFEQTETMLDAKIHIHFKGIQQFFHTRNTQERPTRIDMTFADGPFKTFNGSWRFTPLREDACKIEFHLHYEFSSLLLEKLIGPVFSMIANTFVDAFVKRAEVVYGTS, encoded by the coding sequence ATGGCAGACGTCCATAAATCCGTCCTGCTCGGTTACTCCGCCGCGCAGATGTACGACCTGGTCACCCGCGTGGAGGACTATCCCAAGTTCCTGCCATGGTGCGGCGGCGTGGAGGTGTTCGAGCAGACCGAGACCATGCTCGACGCCAAGATCCATATCCACTTCAAGGGCATCCAGCAGTTCTTCCATACGCGCAACACCCAGGAGCGTCCCACGCGTATCGACATGACCTTTGCCGACGGGCCGTTCAAGACGTTCAACGGGTCATGGCGCTTTACGCCATTGCGCGAAGACGCCTGCAAGATCGAGTTCCACCTGCACTATGAGTTTTCCAGCCTGCTGCTGGAGAAGCTCATCGGCCCGGTGTTCAGCATGATCGCCAATACCTTTGTCGATGCCTTCGTCAAGCGCGCCGAGGTGGTGTATGGCACCAGCTGA
- the smpB gene encoding SsrA-binding protein SmpB yields MTIADNKKAFFDYFIEERYEAGIVLEGWEVKAIRAGRVQIKEGYVVVRDAEMFLIGAHISPLQSASTHIKPDPVRTRKLLLKADEIKKLIGKVEQRGYTLVPLNLHYTRGRVKCEIGLAKGKKQFDKRETEKQRDWQREKARIMKGDAKD; encoded by the coding sequence ATGACCATTGCAGATAACAAGAAGGCCTTCTTCGACTATTTCATCGAGGAACGTTACGAGGCCGGGATCGTGCTGGAAGGCTGGGAGGTCAAGGCGATCCGCGCCGGGCGCGTGCAGATCAAGGAAGGCTACGTGGTCGTGCGCGACGCCGAGATGTTCCTGATCGGCGCCCATATCAGCCCGCTGCAAAGCGCCTCCACCCACATCAAGCCCGACCCGGTACGCACGCGCAAGCTGCTGCTCAAGGCCGACGAGATCAAGAAGCTGATCGGCAAGGTTGAGCAGCGCGGCTACACGCTGGTGCCGCTGAACCTGCATTACACCCGCGGCCGCGTCAAATGCGAAATCGGCCTGGCCAAGGGCAAGAAGCAGTTCGACAAGCGCGAGACCGAGAAGCAGCGCGACTGGCAGCGCGAGAAGGCCCGCATCATGAAGGGCGACGCCAAGGACTGA
- a CDS encoding SPFH domain-containing protein, with the protein MLAFQLGLLPLIILIAVIVLIAKGIKIVPQQHAWVLERLGRYHATLTPGLSIVVPFVDRVAYKHVLKEIPLDVPSQVCITKDNTQLQVDGVLYFQVTDPMKASYGSSNFVVAITQLSQTTLRSVIGKLELDKTFEEREFINHSVVNALDEAASNWGVKVLRYEIKDLTPPKEILHAMQAQITAEREKRALIAASEGKRQEQINLATGAREAAIQKSEGERQAAINTAQGEASAILAVAEANAQAIQKIGNAIRAEGGMDAVNLKVAEEYVAAFGNLAKQGNTLIVPGNLGDMSSMIATALQIVKGQQKAA; encoded by the coding sequence ATGCTCGCTTTTCAGCTTGGTTTGCTGCCGCTGATTATCCTTATCGCCGTGATCGTGCTGATTGCCAAGGGCATCAAGATCGTGCCGCAGCAGCATGCCTGGGTGCTCGAGCGCCTGGGCCGCTATCACGCCACCCTGACGCCGGGGCTGTCGATCGTGGTGCCGTTCGTCGACCGCGTCGCCTACAAGCACGTGCTCAAGGAAATCCCGCTGGATGTGCCCAGCCAGGTCTGCATCACCAAGGACAACACGCAGCTGCAGGTCGATGGCGTGCTGTACTTCCAGGTCACCGACCCGATGAAGGCGTCGTACGGCTCGAGCAACTTCGTGGTCGCGATCACGCAGCTGTCGCAGACCACGCTGCGCTCGGTGATCGGCAAGCTGGAACTGGACAAGACCTTTGAAGAGCGCGAGTTCATCAACCACAGCGTGGTCAACGCGCTCGACGAAGCCGCCTCCAACTGGGGCGTGAAGGTGCTGCGCTACGAGATCAAGGACCTGACCCCGCCCAAGGAAATCCTGCATGCGATGCAGGCGCAGATCACCGCCGAGCGCGAAAAGCGCGCGCTGATCGCGGCGTCCGAAGGCAAGCGCCAGGAGCAGATCAACCTGGCCACCGGCGCGCGCGAAGCGGCGATCCAGAAGTCGGAGGGCGAGCGCCAGGCGGCCATCAACACCGCCCAGGGCGAGGCGAGCGCGATCCTGGCGGTGGCCGAGGCCAATGCGCAGGCGATCCAGAAGATCGGCAACGCGATCCGCGCCGAAGGCGGCATGGATGCGGTCAACCTGAAGGTGGCCGAGGAATACGTCGCCGCGTTCGGCAACCTGGCCAAGCAGGGCAATACGCTGATCGTGCCGGGCAATCTGGGCGACATGAGCAGCATGATCGCCACGGCCCTGCAGATCGTGAAGGGGCAGCAGAAGGCCGCTTGA
- a CDS encoding NfeD family protein — protein MAYYIWFVAAVVLVIVELNTGTFYLLMVSVGLAAAGIAALLGASPAAQTLTGALVAAVLIAGLRRTRFGKLRRGNAAADPNVNLDIGQELDVPAWDANRRARVPYRGADWTVELAPDCPPDRALAPGRYRIVAVRGSTLVVSPR, from the coding sequence ATGGCGTACTACATCTGGTTCGTGGCAGCGGTGGTGCTGGTGATCGTCGAACTGAACACCGGCACGTTCTACCTGCTGATGGTTTCGGTGGGCCTGGCCGCCGCCGGGATCGCGGCCTTGCTCGGCGCATCGCCCGCGGCGCAGACACTGACCGGCGCGCTGGTCGCGGCGGTGCTGATCGCCGGGCTGCGCCGCACCCGCTTCGGCAAGCTGCGGCGCGGCAATGCCGCGGCCGATCCCAACGTCAATCTCGATATCGGCCAGGAACTCGACGTGCCCGCGTGGGACGCCAACCGGCGCGCCCGCGTGCCGTACCGCGGCGCCGACTGGACCGTCGAGCTCGCGCCCGATTGCCCGCCTGACCGCGCCCTGGCGCCGGGCCGCTACCGCATCGTCGCGGTGCGCGGCAGCACGCTGGTGGTGTCGCCGCGCTGA
- the ppsA gene encoding phosphoenolpyruvate synthase: MTNQADNGAYVLPFEQLRMADVEIVGGKNSSLGEMISQLAEAGVRVPGGFATTALAFRDFLAHNNLTERISQRLKTLNVDDVKALAEAGAEIRDWVATAPFQPRLEQEIREFYARAAEREGAEASFAVRSSATAEDLPDASFAGQQESYLNVSGIDDVLDKIKHVFASLYNDRAISYRVHKGFAHDVVALSAGVQRMVRSDLAASGVMFTIDTESGFPDVVFITSSYGLGETVVQGAVNPDEFYVFKPTLQAGKYPIIRRSIGSKLIKMEFTKPGEAGRVKTVDVPGELRNRYSISDEDVTELARYAMIIEKHYGRPMDIEWGKDGKDGKIYILQARPETVKSQSAGKAELRFKLKGTAPVLTSGRAIGQKIGTGPVRVINDPSEMERVQPGDVLVADMTDPNWEPVMKRASAIVTNRGGRTCHAAIIARELGVPAVVGCGDATDVLKDGTLVTVSCAEGDEGRIYDGLLETEVTEVQRGEMPEIDVKLMMNVGNPQLAFDFAQIPNNGVGLARLEFIINNNIGVHPKAILDYPQVDADLKKAVESVARGHASPRAFYVDKLAEGIATIGAAFYPKPVIVRLSDFKSNEYKKLIGGSRYEPDEENPMLGFRGASRYIAEDFAEAFEMECKAMKRVRDEMGLTNVEIMVPFVRTLGQAEKVIGLLAKHGLKRGENGLRIIMMCEVPSNAILAEEFLQYFDGFSIGSNDLTQLTLGLDRDSGMELLAKDFDERDPAVCFMLSRAISACIRLDKYVGICGQGPSDHPDFAAWLAKEGIKSISLNPDSVVETWQKLAS, encoded by the coding sequence ATGACTAACCAGGCAGATAACGGCGCCTATGTGCTGCCGTTCGAGCAGTTGCGCATGGCTGACGTGGAAATCGTCGGCGGCAAGAATTCGTCGCTGGGCGAGATGATCTCCCAGCTGGCCGAAGCCGGCGTCCGGGTCCCGGGCGGCTTTGCCACCACCGCGCTCGCCTTCCGCGACTTCCTCGCCCACAACAACCTGACCGAGCGCATCTCGCAGCGCCTGAAGACCCTGAACGTCGACGACGTCAAGGCCCTGGCCGAGGCCGGCGCCGAGATCCGCGACTGGGTCGCCACCGCCCCGTTCCAGCCGCGCCTGGAACAGGAAATCCGCGAATTCTATGCCCGCGCGGCCGAGCGCGAAGGCGCCGAGGCCTCGTTCGCGGTGCGTTCGTCGGCCACCGCCGAAGACCTGCCCGACGCCTCCTTCGCCGGCCAGCAGGAGTCCTACCTCAACGTCAGCGGCATCGACGACGTGCTCGACAAGATCAAGCACGTGTTCGCCTCGCTGTACAACGACCGCGCCATTTCCTACCGCGTGCACAAGGGCTTTGCCCACGACGTGGTGGCGCTGTCCGCCGGCGTCCAGCGCATGGTCCGTTCGGACCTGGCCGCTTCGGGCGTGATGTTCACCATCGACACCGAATCGGGCTTCCCCGACGTGGTCTTCATCACCTCCAGCTACGGCCTGGGCGAAACGGTGGTGCAGGGCGCGGTCAACCCGGACGAGTTCTACGTCTTCAAGCCGACGCTGCAAGCGGGCAAGTACCCGATCATCCGCCGCTCGATCGGCTCCAAGCTGATCAAGATGGAATTCACCAAGCCGGGCGAAGCCGGCCGCGTGAAGACCGTCGACGTGCCGGGCGAACTGCGCAACCGCTACTCGATCTCTGATGAGGACGTGACCGAGCTGGCGCGCTACGCGATGATCATCGAGAAGCACTATGGCCGCCCGATGGATATCGAGTGGGGCAAGGACGGCAAGGACGGCAAGATCTACATCCTGCAGGCCCGCCCGGAAACGGTGAAGAGCCAGTCCGCCGGCAAGGCCGAACTGCGCTTCAAGCTCAAGGGCACCGCCCCGGTGCTGACCAGCGGCCGCGCCATCGGCCAGAAGATCGGCACCGGCCCGGTCCGCGTGATCAACGACCCGTCCGAGATGGAACGCGTGCAGCCCGGCGACGTGCTGGTGGCCGACATGACCGACCCGAACTGGGAGCCGGTGATGAAGCGTGCCTCGGCCATCGTCACCAACCGTGGCGGCCGTACCTGCCACGCCGCCATCATCGCGCGTGAACTGGGCGTGCCGGCCGTGGTCGGCTGCGGCGATGCCACCGACGTGCTCAAGGACGGCACGCTGGTGACCGTGTCGTGCGCCGAGGGCGACGAAGGCCGCATCTACGACGGCCTGCTGGAAACCGAAGTGACCGAGGTCCAGCGTGGCGAGATGCCCGAAATCGACGTCAAGCTGATGATGAACGTCGGCAATCCGCAACTGGCGTTCGACTTCGCGCAGATCCCGAACAACGGCGTCGGCCTGGCCCGCCTGGAATTCATCATCAACAACAATATCGGCGTCCACCCGAAGGCCATCCTCGACTACCCGCAAGTCGACGCCGACCTGAAGAAGGCCGTCGAAAGCGTGGCCCGCGGCCATGCCAGCCCGCGCGCGTTCTATGTCGACAAGCTGGCCGAGGGCATCGCCACCATCGGCGCGGCGTTCTACCCGAAGCCCGTGATCGTGCGCCTGTCGGACTTCAAGTCCAACGAGTACAAGAAGCTGATCGGCGGTTCGCGCTACGAGCCGGACGAGGAAAACCCGATGCTGGGCTTCCGCGGCGCGTCGCGCTACATCGCCGAAGACTTCGCCGAAGCCTTCGAGATGGAATGCAAGGCCATGAAGCGCGTGCGCGACGAAATGGGCCTGACCAACGTCGAGATCATGGTGCCGTTCGTGCGCACGCTGGGCCAGGCCGAGAAGGTCATCGGGCTGCTCGCCAAGCACGGCCTGAAGCGCGGCGAGAACGGCCTGCGCATCATCATGATGTGCGAAGTGCCGTCCAACGCGATCCTGGCTGAAGAGTTCCTGCAGTACTTCGACGGCTTCTCGATCGGCTCGAACGACCTGACCCAGCTGACGCTGGGCCTGGACCGCGATTCCGGCATGGAACTGCTGGCCAAGGACTTCGACGAACGCGATCCGGCGGTGTGCTTCATGCTGTCGCGCGCGATCTCGGCGTGCATCCGCCTGGACAAGTACGTCGGCATCTGCGGCCAGGGTCCTTCGGACCATCCGGACTTTGCCGCATGGCTGGCCAAGGAAGGCATCAAGTCGATCTCGCTGAACCCGGACTCGGTGGTCGAGACCTGGCAAAAGCTGGCCTCCTGA